One genomic region from Phocoena sinus isolate mPhoSin1 chromosome 3, mPhoSin1.pri, whole genome shotgun sequence encodes:
- the SH3TC2 gene encoding SH3 domain and tetratricopeptide repeat-containing protein 2, protein MGGCFCIPWERSLSWGPGKETSSKDPAISTEIISLSENKEKCFLPQNMTPDLTLSFSVKSRSRRCVNGPLQEAARRRLWALENEDQEVRALFKDLSARLVCIQSQKAQFLITFKTMEEIWKFSTYLNLGYVSMCLEHLLFDHKYWLNCRLVEDTEIHVSVDDKHLETIYLGLLIQEGHFFCRATCSTAQPAEKEGEYLTLCKNELISVKTAEGEFEWEGVSLVTGQRGLVPVSALEPLPLPFHQWFLKNYPGSCGLSRKRDWTGSYQIGRGKCKAWKEYEREEKDELNFHQGESIEIIGFVIPGLQWFIGKSALSGEVGFVPTRNIDPDSYSPMSKNSTFFSDEERCSLGVPGSDRKAECASFLHTLAQTDITSVYRLSGFESIQSLPNDLSASQPEGFKETRPGGAWEEHQAVGSRQSSSSEDSSLEEELLSAASDTYHLPEPDDLDDPELLMDLNTGQEEEEAENFTPILAFLDHEGYADHFKSLYDFSFSFLTTSFYSYSEEDELVAYLEASRKWAKRSHMTWAHARLCFLLGRLSVRKVKLSQARVYFEEAIHILNGAFKDLSLAAALYINLAAIYLRQRLRHKGSGLLEKAGAMLVCLPDREYSAKSELDVVAYVLRQGIVSGSCPLEARACFLAVRLLLILGRHDEVLPFAERLQLLAGHPPTLDAAATILSFLYDKKYLPHLAVASVRQRGTQSTPGMALPIWQVHLVLQNTTKLLGIPSPSWGEVSALACPALRQALAACEEQVDQSTQRTLCLILSKVYLQHRSPDGAIHYLSQALMLGQLLSEQEAFESSLCLAWAYLLASQAKKALDILEPLLYSLKETESVTRKGVVHNLLGLALQGEGRVNRAANSYLWALNRAQEARDVRNQAVALANLGHLTLKSWAQQPARDYLLQAVQLYSKLQASMETDMELVQVLLWLAQVEVYRRQLASGRFCYEMALLFGLRHQHLKSQLQVTKSLCHFYSSVSPSPEACITYHEHWLALAQQLRDREMEGRLLESLGQLYRNLNTARSLRRSLTCIKESLRIFVDLGERDKAAEAWLGAGRLHYLMQEDELVELYLQAAIQKALKSEEPSLALRLYEEAGDVFFNGTRHRHRAVEYYRAGAVPLARRMKAVKTELRIFNKLTELQISLEGYEKALEFATLAARLSTVAGDQRQELVAFHRLATVYYSLHMYEMAEDCYLKTLSLCPPWLQSPKEALYYAKVYYRLGQLTFYQLKDAHDATEYFRLALAAAVLLGDEELQDIIRTRLDHICQSPLWHSSPSGRSSERARWLSGGGLAL, encoded by the exons GACCTCTCAGCTAGGTTGGTGTGTATACAGTCCCAGAAGGCCCAGTTCCTCATTACCTTCAAGACCATGGAGGAAATCTGGAAGTTCTCCACCTACCTGAACTTAG GCTACGTATCCATGTGTCTGGAGCATCTCCTCTTTGATCACAAGTACTGGCTTAACTGCCGACTGGTGGAGGATACAGAGATCCACGTGTCAGTAGATGATAAACACCTGGAAACAATATACCTGGGACTTCTGATCCAGGAAG GTCACTTCTTCTGCAGAGCCACGTGCTCCACGGCTCAGCCAGCTGAGAAGGAAGGGGAGTATTTGACACTTTGCAAGAACGAGTTAATCTCGGTGAAGACAGCTGAAGGCGAGTTCGAGTGGGAAGGCGTGTCCTTGGTGACGGGTCAGCGGGGCTTGGTGCCAGTGTCAGCCTTGGAACCCCTGCCTCTCCCTTTCCACCA ATGGTTCCTAAAGAATTATCCAGGAAGCTGTGGCCTTTCCAGGAAGAGGGATTGGACAGGCTCCTATCAGATCG GTAGAGGAAAATGTAAGGCCTGGAAAGAAtatgagagggaagaaaaggatgaaCTGAATTTCCACCAGGGAGAAAGCATTGAGATCATCGGCTTTGTCATTCCTGGGCTTCAGTGGTTCATTGGGAAGTCAGCGCTCTCAGGAGAAGTGGGCTTTGTCCCCACCAGGAACATAGATCCTGATTCTTATTCCCCAAT GAGCAAGAACTCCACCTTTTTCAGTGATGAGGAAAGATGCTCTCTGGGCGTCCCGGGAAGTGACAGGAAAGCTGAGTGTGCCAGCTTCCTCCACACGCTTGCTCAGACTGACATAACATCTGTCTACCGGCTTA GTGGGTTTGAATCCATCCAGAGTCTTCCAAACGACCTGAGCG CGTCCCAGCCCGAAGGCTTCAAGGAGACCCGGCCTGGTGGAGCCTGGGAGGAGCATCAGGCCGTGGGCTCCAGACAGTCCAGCAGCTCCGAGGACTCCAGCCTGGAGGAGGAGCTCCTTTCAGCCGCCTCAGACACCTACCACCTGCCAGAGCCTGATGACCTCGATGACCCGGAGCTGCTCATGGACCTGAACACCggtcaggaggaggaggaggctgagAACTTCACCCCCATATTGGCTTTTCTGGATCACGAGGGTTATGCTGACCACTTTAAGAGCCTCTatgatttttccttctctttcctcacgACTTCCTTCTACAGCTACTCTGAGGAGGATGAGCTCGTGGCCTACCTGGAGGCCTCGAGGAAGTGGGCCAAGCGGAGCCACATGACCTGGGCCCATGCCCGGCTCTGCTTCCTCCTGGGCCGGCTAAGTGTTAGGAAGGTCAAACTCTCTCAGGCCAGGGTGTACTTTGAGGAGGCCATCCACATTCTCAACGGGGCATTTAAGGACCTATCCTTGGCGGCTGCCCTGTACATCAATTTGGCAGCCATCTACCTGAGGCAGAGGCTGAGGCATAAAGGCTCGGGCCTGTTGGAAAAGGCAGGTGCCATGTTGGTCTGCCTGCCTGACCGGGAGTATAGTGCCAAGAGTGAGCTGGATGTGGTGGCCTATGTGCTGAGACAGGGCATCGTGTCGGGCAGCTGCCCCCTGGAGGccagagcctgcttcctggccGTCCGATTGCTCCTAATCCTCGGCCGGCACGATGAGGTCCTGCCCTTCGCCGAGCGCCTGCAGCTCCTCGCTGGACACCCTCCCACCTTGGATGCTGCAGCCACTATCTTGAGTTTTCTCTATGACAAGAAATACCTGCCAcaccttgcggtggcttctgtccGGCAACGTGGTACTCAGAGCACCCCAGGGATGGCCCTTCCAATTTGGCAGGTCCACCTGGTCCTCCAGAACACCACCAAGCTCCTTGGCATCCCCTCCCCAAGCTGGGGTGAAGTCTCTGCCCTGGCGTGCCCAGCACTCAGGCAGGCACTGGCTGCCTGTGAGGAGCAGGTGGATCAGAGCACCCAGAGGACCCTGTGTCTCATCCTGTCCAAAGTGTACCTCCAACATAGGTCTCCTGATGGTGCCATCCACTACCTGAGCCAAGCCTTGATGCTAGGCCAGCTGCTGAGTGAGCAGGAAGCTTTTGAGTCTTCCCTCTGCTTGGCATGGGCCTATCTCTTAGCCAGCCAGGCAAAGAAGGCTTTGGACATCCTTGAGCCACTCTTATATTCCCTGAAGGAGACAGAGAGTGTTACCCGAAAGGGAGTAGTCCATAACCTCCTGGGACTCGCACTTCAAGGTGAAGGCCGGGTGAACAGGGCAGCCAACAGCTATCTTTGGGCCTTGAACAGAGCTCAGGAGGCAAGGGATGTGCGCAACCAGGCGGTGGCTTTGGCCAATCTTGGCCATCTGACCCTTAAATCCTGGGCTCAGCAGCCAGCCAGGGACTATCTTCTGCAGGCGGTGCAACTCTATTCTAAACTCCAGGCCAGCATGGAGACAGACATGGAATTAGTACAGGTGCTTCTCTGGTTGGCCCAAGTTGAGGTGTACCGACGCCAGCTGGCCAGTGGCCGCTTTTGTTACGAAATGGCATTGCTGTTTGGATTAAGGCATCAACACCTGAAGA GTCAGCTTCAGGTCACCAAATCCCTCTGCCATTTCTACAGCTCTGTGTCCCCAAGCCCCGAGGCATGTATCACCTACCACGAGCACTGGCTGGCCCTGGCTCAGCAACTCAGGGACCGGGAGATGGAGGGGAGGCTGCTGGAGTCCCTTGGGCAGCTCTATCGGAACCTAAATACGGCCAG GTCCCTTAGGAGGTCCCTCACCTGCATCAAGGAGAGCCTGCGTATCTTCGTTGACCTGGGGGAGAGAGACAAGGCTGCTGAGGCCTGGCTTGGGGCTGGGCGACTCCACTACCTCATGCAGGAAGACGAGCTGGTGGAGCTGTACCTGCAG GCAGCCATCCAGAAAGCCCTGAAGTCAGAGGAGCCCTccctggctctcaggctctaCGAGGAAGCAGGTGATGTGTTCTTCAATGGGACCCGCCACAGGCATCGTGCGGTGGAGTATTACCGA GCTGGGGCTGTTCCCTTAGCAAGGAGGATGAAGGCAGTGAAAACCGAGCTCCGGATTTTCAACAAGCTGACAGAGCTGCAGATCAGCCTGGAAGGCTATGAGAAGGCTTTGGAATTTGCCACCTTGGCGGCCAGACTCAGCACAGTCGCAG GAGATCAGAGGCAGGAGCTGGTGGCCTTCCACCGTCTGGCGACTGTGTACTATTCCCTGCACATGTACGAGATGGCTGAGGACTGCTACCTGAAGACTCTGTCGCTCTGTCCACCCTGGTTGCAGAGCCCCAAGGAGGCCTTATACTATGCCAAGGTGTATTATCGCCTGGGCCAACTCACCTTCTACCAGCTGAAG GATGCCCACGATGCCACTGAATACTTCCGGCTGGCCCTGGCTGCAGCAGTCCTGCTGGGTGACGAGGAGCTGCAGGACATCATTAGGACCAGGCTGGACCACATCTGCCAGAGCCCCCTCTGGCATAGCAGCCCCTCTGGGCGCTCCTCAGAGAGGGCGCGGTGGCTGAGTGGTGGGGGCCTGGCCCTCTGA